A stretch of the Deinococcus sp. KSM4-11 genome encodes the following:
- a CDS encoding YqgE/AlgH family protein, with protein sequence MSGPITFLVASPHLHGGVFEGTVILLLEHDTKGAMGLIVNAPLPQSVSELMADTPGQEQPGWLGGPVDPTLGWCLYRDPMGLDGEVHVVDGLMVSSSLEVLRAVMNSGQPYRLVLGYAGWGAGQLTEEAREGAWVWVEQDTPELLWDVPPEQQWAEALKRLGVTPGTIMPGGAQA encoded by the coding sequence ATGAGCGGGCCGATCACGTTCCTGGTTGCCAGTCCTCACCTGCACGGCGGGGTGTTCGAGGGCACCGTGATTCTGCTACTGGAGCACGACACGAAGGGAGCCATGGGCCTGATCGTGAACGCGCCGTTGCCCCAGAGTGTGTCCGAGTTGATGGCGGACACGCCGGGTCAGGAGCAGCCCGGGTGGCTGGGCGGCCCGGTCGATCCGACGCTCGGGTGGTGCCTGTACCGCGATCCGATGGGCCTGGACGGCGAAGTGCACGTGGTGGACGGACTGATGGTGAGTTCCAGCCTGGAGGTGCTGCGCGCCGTGATGAACAGCGGGCAGCCGTACCGGCTGGTGCTCGGCTACGCCGGGTGGGGGGCAGGCCAGTTGACCGAGGAGGCGCGTGAGGGGGCATGGGTGTGGGTGGAGCAGGACACGCCGGAACTGCTGTGGGACGTGCCACCCGAGCAGCAGTGGGCAGAGGCCCTGAAACGGCTGGGGGTCACGCCGGGCACGATCATGCCGGGTGGCGCTCAGGCCTGA
- the lon gene encoding endopeptidase La — MPTETITLPKNVPVCPVRGSVIYPTMVQHIDASRALSIGAIEAALAGEKVILIVSQRDKDVDDPTGSDLYDIGTACNVLRVRKNPDGTVQMLVSAVARVKATHYTRDEYLRADITPLPATPDKAVELQALSRELKEKFEVIASGGKLNAEAVQTINGKDEIGEMADHIAFNLDFKLEDKQALLEASNVTARIRKLLTLLDTEQEVQAVQAKIRAQVKEEIDKNQREYYLREQMKVIQKELQGGEDGEDGDEAEQFRTKIEALDLKPDIKKEVDREVNRLARMHPDAAEASVIRTYLTWITELPWNTRSEDQLDVTEAAQVLDDDHYGLDKVKDRVLEFLAVRRLRKERAERGELSAEDVNKGSILVFTGPPGVGKTSIAQSIAKALGRKYVRIALGGARDESDIRGHRRTYIGAMPGRLVQGLRTAGTKNPVILLDEVDKLGSSYQGDPSAALLEVLDPAQNQNFTDHYLGVAFDLSEVMFIATANYPEQIPPALMDRMEVIEFNSYIEQEKLEIAKRYLMPRQLTANGLKPNQITFTDATLEKLISHYTREAGVRNLEREIGTVARKVARRIATGEVKRVKVTDKELDRYLGQSRHSPETENKDDMVGVSTGMFYTPVGGDILFVETSISPGKGLVLTGQLGDVMKESARAALTYIKANAERFHIDKARVDDSEIHVHVPAGAIPKEGPSAGGAMVTSLISALSGIPARHDVAMTGEMTLTGRYLPIGGLKEKVLGARRAGIKHIILPKANEGDIRDIPAHLRASMTFHPCETVDEVLNVALVGGLKALETPRDGSVAVPPTKRRTGRRGAGASA; from the coding sequence ATGCCCACCGAAACCATCACCCTTCCCAAGAATGTCCCCGTCTGCCCGGTGCGTGGCAGCGTGATCTACCCCACGATGGTTCAGCACATCGATGCCAGCCGCGCGCTGTCCATCGGCGCCATCGAGGCCGCCCTGGCGGGCGAGAAAGTCATCCTGATCGTCTCCCAGCGCGACAAGGACGTCGACGACCCCACCGGCAGCGACCTGTACGACATCGGCACCGCGTGCAACGTCCTGCGCGTGCGCAAGAACCCGGACGGCACCGTGCAGATGCTCGTGTCGGCCGTGGCCCGCGTGAAGGCCACCCACTACACCCGCGACGAGTACCTGCGCGCCGACATCACCCCGCTGCCCGCCACGCCCGACAAGGCCGTGGAACTCCAGGCGCTGAGCCGCGAACTGAAGGAAAAATTCGAGGTCATCGCCTCGGGCGGTAAGCTGAACGCCGAGGCCGTGCAGACCATCAACGGCAAGGACGAGATTGGCGAGATGGCCGACCACATCGCCTTCAACCTGGACTTCAAGCTGGAGGACAAGCAGGCGCTGCTGGAAGCCTCGAACGTCACTGCGCGCATCCGCAAGCTGCTGACGCTGCTGGACACCGAGCAGGAAGTGCAGGCCGTGCAGGCCAAGATCCGCGCCCAGGTCAAGGAAGAGATCGACAAGAACCAGCGCGAGTACTACCTGCGCGAGCAGATGAAGGTCATCCAGAAGGAACTCCAGGGCGGTGAGGACGGTGAGGACGGCGACGAGGCCGAGCAGTTCCGCACCAAGATCGAGGCCCTGGATCTCAAGCCCGACATCAAGAAGGAAGTGGACCGCGAGGTCAACCGCCTGGCCCGCATGCACCCCGACGCGGCCGAGGCCAGCGTGATCCGCACCTACCTGACGTGGATCACCGAGCTGCCCTGGAACACCCGCAGCGAGGATCAGCTCGACGTGACCGAGGCTGCGCAGGTGCTCGACGACGACCATTACGGCCTGGACAAGGTCAAAGATCGCGTGCTGGAATTCCTGGCCGTGCGCCGCCTGCGCAAGGAACGCGCCGAACGCGGTGAACTGAGCGCCGAGGACGTCAACAAGGGCTCGATCCTGGTGTTCACCGGCCCTCCTGGGGTCGGCAAGACCAGCATCGCGCAGAGCATCGCCAAGGCGCTGGGCCGCAAGTACGTCCGGATCGCCCTGGGCGGCGCGCGCGACGAGTCGGACATCCGTGGCCACCGCCGCACCTACATCGGCGCGATGCCCGGCCGACTGGTGCAGGGCCTGCGCACCGCCGGCACCAAGAACCCCGTGATCCTGCTCGACGAGGTGGACAAGCTGGGTTCCAGCTACCAGGGCGATCCCAGTGCCGCGCTGCTGGAAGTGCTCGACCCGGCGCAGAACCAGAACTTCACCGACCACTACCTGGGCGTCGCCTTCGACCTGTCCGAGGTCATGTTCATCGCCACCGCGAACTACCCCGAGCAGATCCCCCCGGCCCTGATGGATCGCATGGAAGTCATCGAGTTCAACTCCTACATCGAGCAGGAGAAACTGGAGATCGCCAAGCGCTACCTGATGCCCCGCCAGCTCACCGCGAACGGCCTGAAGCCCAACCAGATCACCTTCACCGACGCCACGCTCGAGAAACTGATCTCGCACTACACCCGCGAGGCCGGCGTGCGCAACCTGGAGCGCGAGATCGGCACGGTCGCCCGCAAGGTCGCCCGGCGCATCGCCACCGGCGAGGTCAAGCGCGTGAAGGTCACCGACAAGGAACTCGACCGCTACCTGGGCCAGTCGCGCCACAGCCCCGAGACCGAGAACAAGGACGACATGGTGGGCGTGAGCACCGGCATGTTCTACACGCCGGTGGGCGGGGACATCCTGTTCGTCGAGACCTCGATCAGCCCCGGCAAGGGCCTGGTGCTCACCGGCCAGCTCGGGGACGTCATGAAGGAATCAGCCCGCGCCGCCCTGACGTACATCAAGGCGAACGCCGAACGCTTCCACATCGACAAGGCCCGCGTGGACGACAGCGAGATCCACGTGCACGTCCCGGCCGGCGCGATCCCCAAGGAAGGCCCCAGCGCGGGCGGCGCGATGGTCACCAGCCTGATCAGTGCCCTGAGCGGCATCCCGGCCCGCCACGACGTCGCCATGACCGGCGAGATGACCCTGACCGGTCGCTACCTGCCCATCGGCGGCCTGAAGGAGAAGGTGCTGGGCGCCCGCCGGGCCGGCATCAAGCACATCATCCTGCCCAAGGCGAACGAGGGCGACATCCGCGACATCCCCGCGCACCTGCGCGCCAGCATGACCTTCCACCCCTGCGAGACCGTGGACGAGGTGCTGAACGTCGCCCTGGTCGGCGGCCTGAAGGCGCTCGAAACCCCGCGTGACGGCAGCGTGGCGGTACCCCCCACGAAACGCCGCACCGGACGGCGCGGCGCGGGTGCGAGCGCGTAG
- a CDS encoding alpha/beta hydrolase: MPRLHVRLTRLPALSPPGTLFLTGDHRRWSSDPAGWTFDAAGTLDADLPDGTLLMLKVRHVAPDGRVTEEGDAWGGRAPAHKVTVQGDTDVTLDIAGWQDDRQGRSRPARSFSPTGELTLAAPWGEQTVRLWEPAGASGVLPLLILHDGQNVFDEAPSFAGDTWDAARAAQGLAQAGHALRIAALPVNDERSRRYVPFPFEMNAFAPGADGYLDWLRDILRPALAAQWGDTPPAQTALAGSSFGGLITLYAGLRDPDAYGTLGVFSPAIWPSDFELLRWMENRAAPHARVWLDMGDHEAASLQGAADVVQLTHDLASRLQPKVREVRLHIGHGHWHDEAAWRARFPEFLRWWLGA, from the coding sequence ATGCCCCGCCTCCACGTCCGGCTGACCCGCCTGCCCGCCCTCAGCCCGCCCGGCACCCTGTTCCTGACCGGCGACCACCGCCGCTGGAGCAGCGACCCCGCCGGCTGGACGTTCGACGCGGCCGGAACGCTCGACGCCGACCTGCCGGACGGCACCCTGCTGATGCTCAAGGTGCGCCACGTCGCCCCGGACGGCCGCGTCACGGAGGAAGGCGACGCGTGGGGAGGCCGCGCGCCCGCCCACAAGGTGACCGTGCAGGGCGACACCGACGTTACCCTGGACATCGCCGGTTGGCAGGACGACCGGCAGGGCCGGAGCCGCCCCGCCCGCAGCTTCTCCCCGACCGGGGAGCTGACCCTGGCTGCGCCGTGGGGAGAGCAGACCGTGCGCCTGTGGGAACCCGCGGGCGCGTCCGGCGTGCTGCCGCTGCTGATCCTCCACGACGGCCAGAACGTGTTCGACGAGGCGCCCAGCTTTGCCGGGGACACCTGGGACGCCGCCCGCGCCGCGCAGGGGCTCGCGCAGGCCGGTCACGCCCTCCGGATCGCGGCCCTGCCCGTGAACGACGAACGCAGCCGCCGCTACGTCCCGTTCCCCTTCGAGATGAATGCCTTCGCTCCCGGCGCCGACGGGTATCTTGACTGGCTCCGGGACATCCTGCGCCCCGCGCTGGCCGCCCAGTGGGGCGACACGCCACCCGCGCAGACCGCGCTGGCCGGTTCCTCCTTCGGCGGCCTGATCACCCTGTACGCCGGCCTACGCGACCCGGACGCCTACGGCACCCTGGGTGTGTTCAGCCCCGCGATCTGGCCCTCCGACTTCGAGCTGCTGCGCTGGATGGAGAACCGCGCGGCCCCGCACGCCCGCGTGTGGCTCGACATGGGCGACCACGAGGCCGCCAGCCTCCAGGGTGCGGCCGATGTGGTGCAGCTCACCCATGACCTCGCCTCCCGCCTGCAGCCGAAGGTGCGAGAAGTCCGCCTCCACATCGGCCACGGCCACTGGCACGACGAGGCCGCGTGGCGCGCGCGATTTCCGGAGTTCCTGCGGTGGTGGCTGGGCGCCTGA
- a CDS encoding cytochrome P450, with the protein MTLSEPMTDVQAAITALWQPEALPNPYPAYERVRALGTGGALHVVHPEWQGTFITGHAPCSSVLRSPSAMSGSGMPPEDAPASEGVQLLRSMMLFHNGMSHQRLRGLVSAAFTPRVVEEQRDLVRSLLSGLLDNLAARGGGDIVSGLSNPLPARVIMGMLGLHGDDEARFVRWSQSVADMLAGAENSPELMARIDADAREMRTFFKDLADELRARPQPGLLSALAAVQDGGERLSGDELLSNAVLLLTAGHETTSNLIPGGLLELSRQPQAWAALVATPRDPNVADELLRVVSPVQFDGRGLAAETTVGGVILPAGSFAQLMLGAANRDPDVFPDPNRIDWERPNSARHLAFAAGPHYCLGASLARLEISETFAALATRFPDLRVTDTDPPFKPNPVLRGVRRLNVALA; encoded by the coding sequence ATGACGCTTTCCGAGCCCATGACCGACGTGCAGGCGGCCATCACCGCGCTGTGGCAGCCCGAGGCCCTCCCGAACCCGTACCCCGCCTACGAGCGCGTGCGGGCGCTGGGGACGGGCGGGGCGCTGCACGTGGTTCACCCGGAGTGGCAGGGAACGTTCATCACCGGCCACGCGCCCTGCTCGTCGGTGCTGCGCTCGCCGTCGGCCATGAGCGGCTCGGGCATGCCGCCCGAGGACGCGCCCGCGTCGGAGGGTGTCCAGCTGCTGCGGTCGATGATGCTGTTCCACAACGGCATGTCGCACCAGCGGCTGCGCGGACTGGTCAGCGCGGCCTTCACGCCAAGGGTCGTCGAGGAGCAGCGGGATCTGGTGCGCTCGCTCCTGTCGGGGCTGCTGGACAACCTCGCGGCGCGGGGCGGCGGGGACATCGTGTCGGGGCTGTCGAACCCGCTGCCGGCGCGCGTGATCATGGGCATGCTGGGCCTGCACGGCGACGACGAGGCGCGGTTCGTGCGCTGGTCGCAGAGCGTGGCCGACATGCTGGCGGGCGCGGAGAACTCGCCGGAACTGATGGCCCGCATCGACGCGGACGCCCGCGAGATGCGCACCTTCTTCAAGGACCTCGCCGACGAGCTGCGGGCGCGTCCCCAGCCGGGTCTGCTGTCGGCGCTGGCGGCGGTGCAGGACGGTGGCGAGCGCCTGAGCGGCGACGAGCTGCTGTCGAACGCGGTGCTGCTCCTGACGGCCGGGCATGAGACGACCAGCAACCTGATTCCCGGCGGCCTGCTGGAACTGTCCCGGCAGCCGCAGGCGTGGGCGGCCCTGGTCGCCACCCCCCGGGACCCGAACGTGGCGGACGAACTGCTGCGCGTCGTGTCGCCCGTGCAGTTCGACGGGCGGGGGCTGGCGGCCGAGACGACCGTCGGCGGCGTGATCCTCCCGGCCGGCAGTTTCGCGCAGCTCATGCTGGGCGCGGCGAACCGCGATCCGGACGTCTTTCCTGATCCGAACCGGATCGACTGGGAGCGGCCGAACAGCGCCCGCCACCTCGCCTTCGCGGCGGGGCCGCACTACTGCCTGGGCGCCAGCCTCGCGCGGCTGGAGATCAGCGAGACCTTTGCCGCCCTCGCCACGCGCTTTCCAGACCTGCGGGTCACGGACACCGATCCGCCCTTCAAGCCCAACCCCGTGCTGCGCGGCGTGCGCCGCCTGAACGTCGCGCTGGCCTAG
- a CDS encoding winged helix-turn-helix domain-containing protein produces the protein MPGPWQRVTDPAAVKLFMEASMMVTLEHLMLGEHSASHLARLLHAPLNAVHHRLRRLVAAGLAYESRVEARRGRPIRHYRATSDAYLVPYDATPLTSVEDLVGLHETGFARRFLHAVVEAGRSLVVNERDIGLRVFRDGDAVSVDITPRAGEFTLDEFLAPDSPVLLLNWGELRLTREDAKAMQRELHALHARYAARHGPERYLFRLGLTRDRPDDAG, from the coding sequence ATGCCCGGCCCCTGGCAACGCGTCACCGATCCCGCCGCCGTGAAGCTGTTCATGGAGGCGTCCATGATGGTCACGCTCGAACACCTGATGCTGGGCGAGCACAGCGCCTCGCACCTGGCCCGCCTGCTGCACGCTCCGCTGAACGCCGTGCACCACCGCCTGCGCCGCCTCGTGGCCGCCGGACTCGCCTACGAGAGCCGCGTTGAGGCCCGGCGGGGACGGCCCATCCGGCACTACCGCGCCACCTCGGACGCATACCTCGTTCCGTACGACGCCACCCCACTGACCTCGGTGGAAGACCTCGTGGGCCTGCACGAGACTGGCTTCGCCCGCCGCTTCCTGCACGCCGTGGTCGAGGCCGGACGCAGCCTGGTCGTGAACGAACGCGACATCGGCCTGCGCGTGTTCCGCGACGGCGACGCGGTCAGCGTGGACATCACTCCCCGCGCGGGCGAATTCACCCTCGACGAATTCCTGGCCCCGGACTCCCCGGTGCTGCTGCTGAACTGGGGCGAACTGCGCCTGACCCGCGAGGACGCCAAGGCCATGCAGCGCGAACTGCACGCCCTGCACGCCCGCTACGCCGCCCGGCACGGCCCGGAACGCTACCTCTTCCGCCTGGGCCTCACGCGCGACCGGCCCGACGACGCGGGCTAA
- the hemW gene encoding radical SAM family heme chaperone HemW: MSPAPDLDPVVRHLYVHVPFCPSICPYCDFHVLTRRAGLVERYLAKLEEEAARLADLYDVALDTVYLGGGTPSFLRDAELSALVGSVQKHLGWGRIENTLEVNPGTVSVERAALWRDLGLDRASVGVQSLDDATLTFLGRQHDAQQAREAVGTLVRTGFRVSGDLITAVPGQPLDSDIHGLVELGVGHVSAYTLTIEPGTEFARRGVTVQDDDERRGFERTEEVLTSRGFTRYEISNYALEGQQSRHNLAYWQGRTYLGVGPGAAGHYPAFPEADGILTVRRTNPHLHEWLAGEAGEVEAIDAPEFVTDALFMGLRLNTGLDLADLSRRSGLDVRAAYAAPIEANVSRGLLVLDGNHLRATPQGWWVLNRVVTDFLDVDGLG, from the coding sequence GTGAGTCCGGCTCCTGACCTTGATCCCGTGGTGCGGCACCTGTACGTGCACGTGCCGTTCTGCCCGAGCATCTGCCCGTACTGCGATTTTCACGTGCTGACGCGCCGGGCCGGGCTGGTGGAACGGTATCTGGCGAAGCTGGAGGAGGAGGCCGCTCGGCTGGCCGACCTGTACGACGTCGCGCTGGACACGGTGTATCTGGGCGGCGGCACGCCCAGTTTCCTGCGCGACGCGGAACTGTCGGCGCTGGTAGGCAGCGTGCAGAAGCACCTGGGCTGGGGCCGGATCGAGAACACGCTGGAAGTGAATCCCGGCACGGTCAGCGTGGAGCGCGCGGCGCTGTGGCGTGACCTGGGCCTGGATCGCGCGAGCGTGGGCGTGCAGAGTCTGGACGATGCCACGCTGACGTTTCTGGGCCGCCAGCACGACGCGCAGCAGGCCCGCGAGGCCGTGGGCACGCTGGTGCGCACCGGCTTCCGGGTGAGCGGCGACCTGATCACCGCCGTGCCTGGGCAACCGCTGGACAGCGACATTCACGGCCTCGTGGAACTGGGGGTGGGTCACGTGAGCGCGTACACGCTGACCATCGAGCCCGGCACCGAGTTCGCGCGCCGGGGCGTGACCGTGCAGGACGACGACGAGCGGCGTGGCTTCGAGCGCACGGAGGAGGTGCTGACCTCGCGGGGCTTCACGCGGTACGAGATCAGCAATTACGCGCTGGAAGGACAGCAGTCGCGGCATAACCTCGCGTACTGGCAGGGGCGCACCTATCTGGGGGTGGGACCGGGGGCCGCAGGACATTATCCGGCGTTCCCGGAGGCGGACGGCATCCTGACCGTGCGGCGTACGAATCCGCACCTGCACGAGTGGCTGGCGGGAGAAGCGGGAGAAGTCGAGGCGATCGACGCGCCGGAGTTCGTGACGGACGCGCTGTTCATGGGCCTGCGGCTGAACACGGGCCTCGATCTGGCCGACCTGTCGCGGCGCAGTGGCCTGGACGTGCGGGCGGCGTATGCGGCGCCCATCGAGGCGAACGTCTCGCGCGGGCTGCTGGTGCTGGACGGCAACCACCTGCGGGCGACACCTCAGGGATGGTGGGTGCTGAACCGCGTGGTGACCGACTTCCTGGACGTGGACGGGCTCGGTTAG
- a CDS encoding cyclopropane-fatty-acyl-phospholipid synthase family protein has translation MDFLEFFSIVEQERDILNPVSPEKLARVAGYAGVKAGADVLDVGSGKGALLRQWAQTWGIRGTGLELNPAFVQEARWRAPKAGRADLTFVEGPALDFTPDARGYDVVTCIGATFALGGFPESLAWMRLHVRSGGSLVIGDVYRQGSPIDEALTDAGWSDLPTLDARYAQFTAAGLEVVGFVAASTDDWDHYSTLMWNATRRWAVAHPNHPDRAEVLENVRAGRERYFRFERAHLNWAIWVAREAAT, from the coding sequence GTGGACTTCCTGGAGTTTTTCAGCATCGTGGAGCAGGAACGGGACATTCTGAATCCGGTCAGCCCGGAGAAACTAGCGCGCGTGGCCGGCTACGCGGGCGTGAAGGCTGGGGCGGACGTGCTGGACGTGGGCAGCGGCAAGGGTGCGCTGCTGCGGCAGTGGGCGCAGACGTGGGGCATTCGCGGCACGGGCCTGGAACTGAATCCGGCGTTCGTGCAGGAAGCGCGGTGGCGGGCGCCGAAAGCCGGCCGCGCAGACCTGACCTTCGTGGAGGGCCCGGCGCTGGACTTCACCCCCGACGCGCGCGGATACGACGTGGTGACATGTATCGGGGCGACCTTCGCGCTGGGCGGCTTCCCGGAATCCCTGGCCTGGATGCGGCTCCATGTGCGATCCGGGGGCAGCCTCGTGATCGGGGATGTCTACCGGCAGGGTTCCCCGATCGATGAGGCGCTGACCGACGCCGGCTGGAGTGACCTGCCCACCCTGGACGCCAGATACGCACAGTTCACAGCCGCGGGCCTGGAGGTGGTGGGCTTCGTCGCGGCCAGCACGGACGACTGGGATCACTACTCCACGCTGATGTGGAACGCCACGCGCCGCTGGGCCGTGGCTCACCCGAACCATCCAGACCGCGCGGAGGTGCTGGAGAACGTCCGTGCAGGGCGTGAGCGGTACTTCCGGTTCGAGCGGGCGCACCTGAACTGGGCCATCTGGGTCGCGCGGGAAGCGGCCACCTGA
- a CDS encoding ATP-binding protein, whose amino-acid sequence MPDYEKLGAFYLGKVVDPTTNQPTDDLLYDSTDLTTHAVIIGMTGSGKTGLGLGLIEEALMDGVPVLAVDPKGDLANLLLTFPELRPDDFRPWVDEAEAARANVSADELAAQKADLWRKGLADWDQSGERIRSLREKGEFAIYTPGGSAGLPVSVLKGFDAPPPEIMDDADALRERVQGTVTGLLGLLGIDADPMRSREHVLLSNLLSSAWAEGKSLDMGGLIAGIQAPPFTQVGVMPVDSFYPPKDRFELAMSLNNLLASPGFQAWTQGEPLDVGRFLFTPAGKPRVSIMSIAHLGDAERMFFVSMLLNAVLAWMRTQSGTSSLRAMLYMDEIAGFFPPNGNPPSKPPMLTLLKQARAFGLGVTLATQNPVDLDYKGLSNTGTWMIGRLQTENDKARVLEALEGATSGQNALTRAQLDAMLSGLGKRVFLMHNVHEGHPVLFTTRWTMSYLAGPITGTQIRRLMAGRKTAESAAGNGSQSASAPAPVVSPPSAPAKPVVPPGIVEVFVPTAQADVQYHAQLLVVTQVRYSSTKYRLDVAGVLPLVADVTDGPIPVTWDEATELKVDPSTLEKAGVDGATYSEVPAALLNAKNHAKWGKEAAKYVAGSKPLTLWQEPSSGLISAPGETEGDFRARASLAGREARDNAVQALRAKYASKVATLQDRLQRAQLKVGQQQAQAQQAQLQTAMNVGAGVLGALFGGGRRTTAIRSGVSGVGRSMREGQDVQAAHAELNQVAQQLQDLQNQVQAEVDALTLRASSDLETLDVKARSTDVTVPLVALAWLPYTCAANGMLTPAWDNAEG is encoded by the coding sequence ATGCCCGATTACGAGAAGCTCGGCGCGTTCTACCTGGGAAAGGTCGTCGATCCCACCACGAATCAACCCACGGATGACCTGCTGTACGACAGCACCGATCTGACGACGCACGCCGTGATCATCGGGATGACGGGCAGCGGTAAGACGGGCCTGGGTCTGGGCCTGATCGAGGAGGCCCTGATGGACGGCGTGCCCGTGCTGGCCGTCGATCCGAAGGGGGATCTGGCGAACCTGCTGCTGACCTTCCCGGAGCTGCGCCCGGACGATTTCCGCCCGTGGGTGGATGAGGCGGAGGCCGCGCGGGCGAACGTCTCGGCGGATGAGCTGGCGGCACAGAAGGCAGACCTGTGGCGCAAGGGGTTGGCCGACTGGGATCAGAGTGGGGAGCGTATCCGCAGCCTGCGCGAGAAGGGGGAGTTCGCCATCTACACGCCCGGCGGCAGCGCGGGTCTGCCGGTCAGCGTCCTGAAGGGCTTCGACGCCCCGCCGCCTGAGATCATGGACGACGCGGACGCCCTGCGGGAGCGCGTCCAGGGCACCGTGACGGGCCTGCTGGGCCTCCTCGGCATTGACGCCGATCCCATGCGCTCGCGCGAGCACGTGCTGCTGTCGAACCTGCTGAGCAGCGCGTGGGCTGAAGGGAAGTCGCTGGACATGGGCGGCCTGATCGCCGGCATCCAGGCGCCGCCCTTCACGCAGGTGGGCGTCATGCCCGTGGATTCCTTCTACCCGCCCAAAGACCGCTTCGAGCTGGCCATGAGCCTGAACAACCTGCTCGCCTCGCCGGGCTTTCAGGCGTGGACGCAGGGCGAGCCGCTGGACGTGGGCCGCTTCCTGTTCACGCCGGCGGGCAAGCCGCGCGTGTCGATCATGAGCATTGCGCACCTGGGCGACGCCGAACGGATGTTCTTCGTGAGCATGTTGCTGAACGCCGTGCTGGCGTGGATGCGCACTCAGTCGGGCACCAGCAGCCTTCGTGCCATGCTGTACATGGACGAGATCGCCGGCTTCTTCCCCCCGAACGGCAATCCGCCGAGCAAACCCCCCATGCTGACGCTGCTCAAGCAGGCCCGCGCCTTCGGGCTGGGCGTGACGCTGGCCACGCAGAACCCCGTGGATCTGGATTACAAGGGTCTGAGCAACACGGGCACGTGGATGATCGGCCGCCTCCAGACCGAGAACGACAAGGCCCGCGTGCTGGAGGCGCTGGAGGGCGCGACCAGCGGCCAGAACGCCCTGACCCGCGCCCAGCTCGACGCGATGCTCTCGGGCCTGGGCAAGCGCGTCTTCCTGATGCACAACGTCCATGAGGGTCACCCGGTGCTGTTCACCACCCGGTGGACGATGAGCTACCTGGCCGGGCCGATCACCGGCACCCAGATCCGGCGGCTGATGGCGGGTCGGAAAACCGCAGAGTCCGCCGCGGGCAACGGAAGCCAGAGTGCTTCGGCGCCCGCACCTGTCGTCAGCCCACCCTCCGCACCGGCGAAGCCCGTCGTTCCCCCCGGCATCGTGGAAGTCTTTGTGCCCACGGCGCAGGCGGACGTGCAGTACCACGCGCAGCTGCTGGTGGTCACGCAGGTGCGCTACTCCTCCACGAAGTACCGCCTGGACGTGGCCGGCGTCCTACCCCTGGTGGCGGACGTGACGGACGGCCCGATTCCCGTGACGTGGGACGAGGCGACCGAGTTGAAGGTCGATCCCAGCACGCTGGAGAAGGCGGGCGTGGACGGCGCGACCTACTCGGAGGTGCCCGCCGCGCTGCTGAATGCGAAGAACCACGCGAAGTGGGGAAAAGAAGCGGCGAAGTATGTGGCGGGCAGCAAACCCCTGACGCTGTGGCAGGAACCGTCCAGCGGCCTGATCAGCGCCCCGGGCGAGACCGAGGGGGATTTCCGCGCCCGCGCCAGCCTTGCCGGACGGGAGGCGCGGGACAACGCCGTCCAGGCCCTCCGCGCGAAGTACGCCAGCAAGGTCGCCACGTTGCAGGATCGCCTCCAGCGTGCCCAGCTGAAGGTGGGGCAGCAGCAGGCCCAGGCGCAACAGGCCCAGCTCCAGACCGCCATGAACGTCGGGGCGGGCGTCCTGGGGGCGCTGTTCGGCGGAGGCCGCCGCACCACCGCCATCCGCAGCGGCGTGTCCGGCGTGGGCCGCAGCATGCGCGAGGGCCAGGACGTGCAGGCCGCGCATGCCGAGCTGAACCAGGTCGCCCAGCAACTCCAGGATCTGCAGAACCAGGTGCAGGCCGAGGTCGATGCCCTGACGCTCCGTGCCAGCAGCGACCTCGAGACATTGGACGTGAAGGCCAGGAGCACCGACGTGACCGTGCCGCTCGTCGCCCTGGCATGGCTGCCGTATACGTGTGCCGCGAACGGCATGCTCACCCCCGCGTGGGACAACGCGGAGGGGTAA
- a CDS encoding IS1 family transposase: protein MLVLECDELCTFVTRHTRSLWIWLAMNRHSRRIVGCFMGARNEVSAFGLWQSLPTPYLDARCHTDRLSAYKAVVFGGLHVIGGTQHIKRFNATLRVRVAHLVRQSLSFSRKQAHLELLIWMFIHRYNASLR, encoded by the coding sequence GTGCTGGTGCTGGAGTGTGACGAGTTATGCACCTTTGTGACCCGCCACACCAGATCGCTGTGGATCTGGCTCGCCATGAACCGCCACTCCCGCCGCATCGTGGGTTGCTTCATGGGTGCACGGAACGAGGTCAGCGCCTTTGGCCTGTGGCAGAGCCTGCCCACTCCATACCTGGACGCCCGTTGCCATACAGATCGCCTGAGCGCCTACAAGGCCGTAGTATTCGGCGGCCTGCACGTCATTGGTGGTACGCAGCATATCAAGAGGTTCAATGCCACGTTGCGGGTGCGAGTGGCCCACCTGGTGCGTCAGAGCCTGTCGTTCAGCCGGAAGCAGGCGCATCTGGAACTCCTAATCTGGATGTTCATCCACCGCTACAACGCGTCATTACGCTGA